DNA sequence from the Candidatus Angelobacter sp. genome:
GGGACTTGTCCGCAAACAAATCCGGGTCAGCCGGACGGCCAGTCTCATAGACACCGCGCCGACAATTCTGGATCTGCTCGGACTGCAGATACCCAGGGACTACCAAGGATCATCACTGCTGCAACGATCCCGGCAAATGGCCCTGTTTCTTACCGATTACTCACTGGGCTTTCTCGGACTTCGCGATGGCCGGTGGAAGTTCATTTGCGAACTGGAAAGCGGCCGGGCGAAACTTTTCAATCTTTCGATCGATCCGGACGAAACGAAGAACCTGGCCGTCGCGGAACCGGGACCCGTCGAAGCCTATCGGACGCTCCTGCAACGCTGGGCTGCAGCCCAACGCGGTTTGATCCTCCATCCGAAAAGCGAGACTTGCGTTACCAGGATTGCAATACCCGAGCGCTGAGAATTCAATTCACGGGATGATTCGCCCGAGCTGGGCCTCGTGCACATCCAGGGGACCTTCAGTCCAGATTGCGTAATCAGCGAGCAGCAGTTTCTGCTCGACCGGGAGTTGAGCCGCGTTTCTTTGATCAATTTGCGCGTCGCTCCAGCCACGCTCAAGCAAGCGCCGGCGCTGCGTCGAACTTGAGCAAGCCACGCAAATCGTTGCGTCGAAGCAGCTCTGCGCGTTCGTTTCAAACAACAGGGGAATCACCGCCACGGCCACCGCCGTTCCTTCATCACGCCAGGATTTCAATTGCGCCTGCCAGATTTCGCGTATGCGAGGGTGAAGAAGAGCCTCAAGATCGCGTCGCGCCACTGGGTCTGAAAAAACACGCCGCGCCAGTTCATCGCGGCGCAGGCGCCCATCTTCGCCTACAATTTCCATTCCAAATCGTCGCTGAACCTCGGCGAGCACCGGCCGGCCGGGCTCAACGATCTCGCGTGCGATGACATCAGAATCAACAACCGGAAGACCCCGCCTGCGCAGCAGCTCGGCCGCGGTTGACTTTCCCATGCCGATCCCGCCGGTTAACCCGAAGGTTTTCACGAACACAAGAAACGACCGGACGAACCGGCGCAGTCAAGCACTCGTTTACGGCGCAAGGGCCCGATAAAAGCGAACCGGATAGTTTACCGCGTTGGCGTCGGTCCATTGGATCGTGCCCGTGTCGGA
Encoded proteins:
- a CDS encoding sulfatase-like hydrolase/transferase, which encodes PEHDDAGRYLNALHYGDAVLGELIEGLKARGLFNESLFIIFGDHGEAFGQHSGNFGHTLFIYEENVRVPYLIVVPGLVRKQIRVSRTASLIDTAPTILDLLGLQIPRDYQGSSLLQRSRQMALFLTDYSLGFLGLRDGRWKFICELESGRAKLFNLSIDPDETKNLAVAEPGPVEAYRTLLQRWAAAQRGLILHPKSETCVTRIAIPER
- the coaE gene encoding dephospho-CoA kinase (Dephospho-CoA kinase (CoaE) performs the final step in coenzyme A biosynthesis.); translated protein: MFVKTFGLTGGIGMGKSTAAELLRRRGLPVVDSDVIAREIVEPGRPVLAEVQRRFGMEIVGEDGRLRRDELARRVFSDPVARRDLEALLHPRIREIWQAQLKSWRDEGTAVAVAVIPLLFETNAQSCFDATICVACSSSTQRRRLLERGWSDAQIDQRNAAQLPVEQKLLLADYAIWTEGPLDVHEAQLGRIIP